The DNA segment AACTCGAACGAGCGGCGATCCAGCCGGCCGACCACGCGAGTGGCCTGCAAGGCCGCAACAATTTGCGACGCATTCCAAGGCAAACCGAGCAGCAGATACGCCTGCAATGCCAGCGCGGCGTTTTCCATCGGCAGATCGAGCAGCGGCAAATCATGCAGTTCGACCACCTGACCCTGTGCATCAGTGCCGCGCCATTGCCAGTTGTGATCGGTGATTCCCAGATCGAAGTCGCGCCCGCGCAGAGAGAACGGGCACGCCAGCTCGCGAACCTTGTCGAGCAGAGGTTGCGGAGGATTCAGGTCGCCGCACAGCGCAGGTTTGCCTTGGCGGAATATCCCGGCCTTCTCGAAAGCCACGGACTCGCGGGTATTACCCAGGTACTCGGCATGATCGACACCAATGCTGGTGACCAGCGCGATATCGGCATCCACTACATTGACCGTGTCCAGACGTCCGCCCAGACCGACTTCCAGCACCACAGCGTCAAGTTTTGCCTGCTGAAACAGCCAGAACGCCGCCAGGGTGCCCATTTCGAAGTAAGTCAGGGAAGTGTCGCCACGCCCGGCCTCGACCGCGGCGAAAGCTTCGCACAGCTGCGCGTCAGTGGCTTCAACGCCATTGAGCTGCACCCGCTCGTTGTAACGCAGCAGGTGCGGAGAATTGTAGACACCCACGCTCAGGCCCTGCGCCCGCAGCAACGAAGCCACGAAAGCGCAGGTCGAACCCTTGCCGTTGGTGCCGGTGACCGTAATCACCCGAGGCGCCGGCTGGCCCAGCCCCATGCGGGACGCTACCTGTTGCGAACGCTCCAGCCCCATGTCGATGGCCGATGGATGCAACTGCTCAAGGTAGGCGAGCCACTCGCCAAGGGTACGCTCGGTCATACGTTGGCAGGCACCGGTGGAACGACGATTGGCTCGACAGGAGCGGCGACGTAGGTCGGAGTCGGCTGGCCGGTCAGTTGTGCCAGCAGATTGCCCAGACGTGGACGCAGTTCACGACGATCGATGATCAGATCGATCGCGCCATGCTCCAGCAGGAATTCGCTGCGCTGGAAGCCTTCTGGCAGCTTTTCACGCACGGTCTGCTCGATCACACGCGGACCGGCGAAGCCGATCAGGGCTTTCGGCTCACCGACGATCACATCGCCGAGCATTGCCAGACTGGCGGAAACGCCGCCGTAGACCGGGTCGGTCAGCACCGAGATGAATGGAATGCCTTCTTCACGCAGACGTGCCAGGACGGCCGAAGTCTTGGCCATCTGCATCAGCGAGATCAGCGCTTCCTGCATGCGCGCACCACCGGAGGCGGCGAAGCAGATCATCGGGCAACGGTTTTCCAGGGCGTAGTTGGCGGCGCGCACGAAGCGCTCACCGACGATGGCGCCCATGGAACCGCCCATGAAGCTGAATTCGAACGCCGACACCACCACCGGCATACCCAACAGGGTGCCGCTGACGGAGATCAGCGCGTCTTTTTCGCCGGTCTGCTTTTGGGCTGCGACCAGACGGTCCTTGTACTTCTTGCCGTCGCGGAATTTCAGACGGTCAACCGGCTCCAGGTCTGCACCCAGCTCGTTGCGGCCTTCGGCATCCAGGAAGATGTCGATGCGCGCCCGTGCGCCGATGCGCATGTGGTGGTTGCACTTGGGGCAAACGTCCAGGGTCTTTTCCAGCTCAGGGCGATACAGCACAGCCTCGCAGGACGGGCATTTGTGCCACAGACCTTCAGGCACCGAGCTCTTCTTGACCTCCGAACGCATGATCGAAGGGATCAGTTTGTCTACCAACCAGTTGCTCATGCTTTTTTTCTCCAGTACCGGCGGCCCGAACACTCTGGTTCGCAGCCCCGCGTATGCCCTTCAGCTAAATTCATGTGTGTGGCGATGATCGATGGAACGCCGCGGTCAGCGCGAAACATGACCTGCGTGCAACTCCAGAAACCCTCAGCCTCGCCTGCTTTGTGCAAGTGCATTGATGGACGGCGGCAGACTGCCAGCCGTCACATCGAAGTAGACGCTCCCTGCGAGCTTCTACGTACGGCATTGATGAACGCGCGGATCTTCGCATGATCCTTGATGCCTTTGCTCGCTTCTACCCCACCGCTGACGTCAACCGCGTAAGGTTTGACCCGGGCCACGGCGTCGGCGACGTTTTCCGGCGTGAGGCCACCGGCCAGGATCAGCGGCTTGCTCAACGCTTGCGGAATCAATGACCAGTCGAATGCCTCGCCGGTTCCGCCGGGCACGCCTTCGACATAAGTATCGAGCAGCACGCCACTGGCGCTCGGATAAGCATCGACGGCAGCCGCGATGTCGTCGCCGGCCTTGACCCGCAGCGCCTTGATGTAGGGACGATGCCAGCCTTCACAGTCGGCAGCGACTTCGTCGCCATGGAACTGCAACAGATCCAGCGGCACGGCATCGAGGATTTCCCCCAACTCGCAGCGGCTGGCATTGACGAACAGGCCAACGGTGGTCACGAACGGCGGCAACGCCTGAATGATCGCCCTTGCCTGCTGCACGCTTACCGCCCGCGGGCTCTTGGCGTAAAACACGAAACCGATCGCATCGGCTCCCGCCTCGACCGCTGCCAACGCATCTTCTATGCGGGTAATCCCGCAAATCTTGCTGCGAACGGCTGACATGTCGATAAAAACCTCAAGGCAAAAACCGGGAAAGTCCCGGATGGTAACAAAAGCGTTCGGGGGCGTCAGCCGTCAAGACCCGAGAAACCCGTAAGGAAATGTGGCCCGATGAAACGCTCGGGCAACGGGAACTCGTCGTGGTACTCGACTTGCACCAGATACAGACCGAACGGATGCGCCGTCACGCCACCGGAACGGCGCTCGCGACTCTCCAGGACTTCCTTCATCCATTCGACCGGACGCTCGCCGGCACCGATGGTCATCAGCACACCGGCAATGTTGCGCACCATGTGGTGCAAGAAGGCGTTGGCGCGAATATCGAGAACGATCATCTTGCCGTGGCGAGTCACGCGCAGGTGGTGCATTTTCTTGATCGGCGATTTCGCTTGGCACTGCCCGGCACGGAACGCACTGAAATCATGAGTACCGATCAGATACTGCGCGGCCTCGGCCATACGCTCGACGTCGAGCGGGCGATGGTTCCAGGTGATCTCTTCGTTGAGATGGGCCGGACGAATCTGATCGTTGTAGATCACATAGCGATAACGCCGCGCGATGGCTTTGAACCGCGCATGAAAATGCGCCGGCATCACCCGCGCCCAGCTGACGCTGATGTCGTGGGGCAGATTGATATTGGCGCCCATCACCCAGGCTTTCAGCGAACGATCGACTTGCGTATCGAAATGCACCACTTGTCCGCAGGCATGCACGCCCGCGTCGGTACGCCCGGCGCACTGCAGCGAAACCGGCGAGTTGGCGACTTTCGACAAGGCTTTTTCGAGTTCTTCCTGCACCGTGGCCACGCCGGTCAACTGGCGCTGCCAGCCGCTGTAGCGCGAGCCTTTGTACTCGACGCCCAGTGCCACACGGTAAAAGCCTTCGGGTGCCATTTCGGCGAGCGGGTTATCTATGTTTGCCAAGGTGGGACAGCCTGCTGATGTGCAAAGGCGGGCATTATAAGGCTGTGGACCGGGGATGCCAGTCAGTTCTGTGTTGACGGATCCGGCCTCTTCGCGAGCAAGCCCGCTCCCACAGGAGGAATGTATTCCAAATGTGGGAGCGGGCTTGCTCGCGAAGGCGGTCGATCAGGCACCACAGAAATCCAACCCAAACAAAAACGGCAGCCTCGATGGGCTGCCGTTCCGTTTACTGCTGATGCCGAATCACGCCAGGTGCGAAAGCATTTCCTTGGCTTCGCCACGCTGCTTTTCGTCACCCTCGGTCAACACTTCGTTGAGGATGTCGCGTGCGCCGTCGCTGTCGCCCATATCGATGTAGGCCTGGGCCAGATCGAGTTTGGTCGCGGCTTCGTCGGTGCCGGCGAGGAAGTCGAAATCGTCCTCGCCCAGATCATCGCCCATGGCCGCATCGGCTTCGGTGAAGGTCGGCTCGGCGATGCTCTGCGACAGGCGATCCAGCTCGGCATTGACGTCATCCAGCTCTGCCGCGAAGGCATCCGGTTCGGCCGGGTTCGTATCCATTTCATCAGCCAGCGACAGATCGAAATCCGCCGGCAGCTCCAGATCGTCCTGTGGCACTTCGTTGGCGACCACAGGCTCGGCCGGCGACAGATCTTTCACGCCTTCGTCCAGATCCAGCAGGAAATCATCATCCGCCAGATCCGCCGCCGGAGCTGGCGCAGGCTCGGCACCCAGATCCAGATCGAGGTCGAAGTCCGACAGGTCGTCGAGGTTCTCTTTGATCTCGGTCTGCTGTTGCAGCACCGATTCAAAGCTCAGATCGTCGTCGGCCGGGAACTCGTCCAGCTCCACCGGAGCTTCAGGCTCAACAACAGGTGCAGGCTCAACCGGAGTGATGTTGTCGAGATCGTCCAGGCTCAGGTCGAACGCGCTATCCAGGTCGTCCGCCGCAGGCTCAGGTGCAGGCGCCTCTGGCTCGTCGAGCAGCAGCTCCTTGACGTATTGCGCGTCCAGCTCGGCGGCGGCCGCTGCCGCAGCCAGACCCGCGACAGCGACGACCGCCATGGCCGGGAAGCGTTTTTTCAGCTCTTCGACCTTGGCGAAGTTATCACCGTTGGCCACCAACTGACGCTCCTGACCCACGAACGCATCGCGATCACCCTGCTGACCGTAGACTTCCATCAGCTTCAGACGCAGATCACTGCGTTGCGGCTCGAGGCTGACGCCCTCTTCCAGCAACGCTGCGGCCTGATTCAGGCGACCGGCATTGATGTGCGACTGAGCCTTGTCCAGCACGTCATCGGAACGCTCGGCGGACGGTGCGACCAATGGCGCGGCAATCGGCTCGGCCATCACCACCGGCGCCACGACCGCAGCAGGCGCTGGCGCAGGTGCCGGGGTGTTGAGCTTGACGCTGGCGGCAGGGGTTTCCAGACCTTCGAAGCTGCTTTCCGGCAGATCCTGCTCGGCGGAGAACTCTTGCTCTTCCGCCAGAGCGCGGGCCATGCGCAGGTGTTTCTCGGCTTCCTGCTGGGCTTTGCGGCGACGAGCCAGCAGCAACAGCAGAAGCAGCAGCACCACCGCACCGCCACCGATCAGACCCAGCAGGATCGGATTGGTCAGCAGTTCGTTGAAGGTTTTATCCTCATCGACAACCGGCTTCGGCGCGACCGCCGGCGTTTCGGCAGGCGTATCGACCGGTGGCGCGATCGCCGACTCTGGCGTTGGCGCCGCTTCTGCCGGGGTGGCTGGCGGGGTGGTGGCCAGTTCGGCGGTGATCGCCGGTACGGCAGCGGTGGCGGCTGGCGCGGCGCCCGGGCCTTCGGCCTGCATCTTCGCCAGTTGATTGTTCTTCAGCTCGATCAGGCGCTGCAGCTTGTCCAGCTGGCTTTGCAGATCGGCCATGCGGCTTTTCAGTTCCTCGTTGTCACGACGGGTCGTGTCGAGGCTTTCCTGGGTGACCGCCAGTTTGTTGCTCAAGGCCTTGGCATCGCCGGCCGGGCCTTTGCCACGACCCTTGGCGTTTTCAGCAGAGACCAGACTCAGGTTGTCCTTGGCATTCTGGCCGGTACCGGCATTGCTGCGGCCACGCTTGGTGGCATCGAGCTGCTGCTGACCGGTGCCAGGCTTGGCCACATAACGACGGCCCTGACGCCAGGCATCGTTCTGCGCGGCAACTTCGGCAATCGCCTTGGACTGCGGCAGCGCGGTGCTTTCCACCGAGTCCGGCAGACGCAGCACCTGACCGGTTTTCAGCCGGTTGATGTTGCCGTCGATGAACGCATCCGGGTTCAGCGCCTGAATCGCCAGCATGGTCTGCTGCACCGAACCGCCGGTACGCGCCTTCGCGGCGATTTCCCACAGGGTGTCGCGCGGCGTGGTGGTGTATTGCGTCGGGTGCGTGGCACCAGTGGTCGGCGCAGTGATGGTCTGCGACGGCGCCGGTTGCGCGGCGGCGTCAGCGGTCTGCGGCGAGAACTTCGACGGATCCAACAGCACGCTGTAATCGCGCAGCAGACGGCCGTTCGGCCACATCACCTGGACGAGGAATTTCACCATCGGTTCCGACAGCGGCTTGCTCGAAGTCACGCGCAGCACGCTCTTGCCGCTGGCGTTGAGCACCGGGGTGAACGTCAGGTCGTTGAGAAAGGCCTGGCGATCAACGCCGGCCTTGGCGAAATCTTCTGGCGAGGCCAGGCTTGGCACCACTTCGGCAGCAGTGAGATCCTTGACGTCGAGCAGCTCGATCTCGGCCACCAGCGGCTGGTTCAGGGTCGACTTCAGGGTCAGCTCCCCGAGCCCGAGGGCATGCGCCATACCGGAGGACAGCGCCGAGGCGGCCGCTATTGCTAACACCAGTTTGCGAACTTGAACCATAGCCTCATCCTTTGTTTGAACGTTCCTCGGCCAGCGAGAAGATGTTGATTGCCGCTGCCGTAAGGCATTGCGCGCGACGACGACAGACTGCCGCGCGCGATCATTTCTTTGATGCCCCGGAAAGTCCCGGAGGGTGACACGTTATCAAGTGCTCCGGGCAAGCATAGCGCTCACCTAGAATCAGTCGACAAATTGTTGCCAAGTATCTTTTACAGCAGGTCTTTTATCAACAATTCAGCGACCTGCACAGCATTCAGGGCTGCCCCTTTGCGTACGTTATCTGACGTCAGCCACAGATTAAGTTCCGCCGGGTCATCGACGCCGCTGCGCACCCGACCGACATAGACCACATCCTGCCCCACCGCGTCACCCACCGCGGTCGGATAATCGCCGGCTTCAACCAGCTCGATGCCGGGCGCGTCCTCAAGCGCAGCGTTGACCTTTGCCAGGTCGACCCCGCTCGCTGACTGCAAGGTCACGCTATAGCTATCGCCAAAAAACACCGGGGCTTGAACGCAAGTTGCGGAAATCTTTAATAAAGGCTGCTTCAGCACCTGACGCAACTCGCGCACCAGACGTTTTTCCAGCAGCGTGTGGCCTTGAGCGTCGGGGGTGCCGACCTGGGCCAGCAGGTTGAAGGCCATCTGCCGATCGAAAAAAGTCGGCTCCAGCGGACGCATGTTCAGCAACTCGGCGGTCTGTCGCGCCAGCTCGGTCACGGCTTCGCGACCCTGGGCGGACACGGCCAGATTGGCGGTGACATTAACGTATTGCAGCTCGATCAAATCGAGCAGCGGCGCCAGCACCACGGCCAGCGCAGTGGCCGAAGGACTTGGGCTGCTGACCTGGAACGGCGCTTTCAGACCGGCGACCACCTCAGCGTTGGCTTCCGGCACCACTTGCGGCGCCTGCTCGGCCGGCAACGCACCGGACAGGTCGATCAGCGAGCAACCGGCCGCGTGGGCACGCGCCGCGTAACTCAGGGAAACGGCAGCGCCAGCGGCGAAGAACACCAGTTTGACCTTGCTGAAATCGAACTCGTCGACTTCGCGCACGCGCACGTTCTTGTTGCGAAACAGCACCGAACTGCCGGCGGATTCGCTGCTCGCCAGCAAGTGCAGGTTGCCGACCGGGAAGTCGCGTTCTTCGAGAATCTGAACGAGGGTTTCGCCGACAGTACCGGTTGCGCCGACGACGGCAATATCAAGGGTCTGGGTCATGGTTCTACCTCTGGCGAAACGGGGGGAGCGGCACTTTACCGGGTGACTGGCATGCAGGCAATTTCTGTCGGAATCTGCAGTGTCTGCACCGGCCCCTTCGCGAGCAAGCTCGCTCCCACAGGGGAACGCAGTTCTAATGTGGGAGCGGGCTTGCTCGCGAAGGCGCCAGACCTGACACCGGGAACCCTCAGACATAAAAAAACCCGCACCTCTCACAAGGCGCGGGTTCTTTCACGACTTCAAGCGATCAACGCTCAAGCAGGATCCGCAGCATGCGGCGCAGCGGTTCGGCCGCGCCCCACAGCAGTTGGTCACCGACGGTGAAGGCTCCGACGAATTGCGACCCCATGTTCAGCTTGCGCAGACGACCCACCGGTACATTCAGGGTGCCGGTGACCTTGGTCGGGCTCAGCTCCTGCATGCTGATGTCGCGGTTGTTCGGCACCAGTTTGACCCAAGGGTTGTGCTGGCTGATCAGCCCTTCGATGTCGGCGATCGGCACGTCTTTGTTCAGCTTGATGGTCAGCGCCTGGCTGTGGCAACGCATGGCGCCGATGCGCACGCAGATGCCGTCGACCGGGATCGGGCTCTTGAAGCGGCCGAGGATCTTATTGGTCTCGGCCTGGGCCTTCCACTCTTCGCGGCTCTGGCCGTTCGGCAGTTCCTTGTCGATCCACGGAATCAGGCTGCCGGCCAGCGGTACGCCGAAGTTTTCGGTCGGGTACGCGTCGCTGCGCATGGCTTCGGCCACGCGACGGTCGATGTCGAGGATCGCGCTGGCCGGGTCGGCCAGTTGATCGGCGACAGCGGCGTGAGTCGCACCCATCTGCTTGATCAGTTCACGCATGTTCTGCGCGCCGGCACCGGAGGCTGCCTGATAAGTCATGGCGCTCATCCACTCGACCAGACCGGCCTCGAACAGACCGCCCAGGCCCATCAGCATCAGGCTGACGGTGCAGTTGCCACCGATGTAGTTCTTGGTGCCCGCGTCCAGTTGCTGGTCGATGACCTTGCGGTTGACCGGGTCGAGAATGATCACCGCGTCATCGTTCATGCGCAGGCTGGACGCCGCGTCGATCCAGTAACCCTGCCAGCCGGCTTCGCGCAGCTTGGGGAATACTTCGCTGGTGTAGTCGCCGCCCTGGCAGGTCAGGATCACGTCGAGGGTTTTCAGCTCTTCAATGCTGTAAGCGTCCTTGAGCGGAGCAATGTCCTTGCCCACGGACGGGCCTTGGCCACCGACATTGGAAGTGGTGAAAAACACCGGCTCGATAAGATCGAAATCCTGCTCTTCCAGCATCCGCTGCATGAGCACGGAACCGACCATGCCGCGCCAACCGATCAGACCTACACGTTTCATCGCAACTACACCTTCTTGAAAAGTGGGCCGCTGCTT comes from the Pseudomonas sp. RSB 5.4 genome and includes:
- the asd gene encoding aspartate-semialdehyde dehydrogenase; this encodes MKRVGLIGWRGMVGSVLMQRMLEEQDFDLIEPVFFTTSNVGGQGPSVGKDIAPLKDAYSIEELKTLDVILTCQGGDYTSEVFPKLREAGWQGYWIDAASSLRMNDDAVIILDPVNRKVIDQQLDAGTKNYIGGNCTVSLMLMGLGGLFEAGLVEWMSAMTYQAASGAGAQNMRELIKQMGATHAAVADQLADPASAILDIDRRVAEAMRSDAYPTENFGVPLAGSLIPWIDKELPNGQSREEWKAQAETNKILGRFKSPIPVDGICVRIGAMRCHSQALTIKLNKDVPIADIEGLISQHNPWVKLVPNNRDISMQELSPTKVTGTLNVPVGRLRKLNMGSQFVGAFTVGDQLLWGAAEPLRRMLRILLER
- a CDS encoding FimV/HubP family polar landmark protein; translated protein: MVQVRKLVLAIAAASALSSGMAHALGLGELTLKSTLNQPLVAEIELLDVKDLTAAEVVPSLASPEDFAKAGVDRQAFLNDLTFTPVLNASGKSVLRVTSSKPLSEPMVKFLVQVMWPNGRLLRDYSVLLDPSKFSPQTADAAAQPAPSQTITAPTTGATHPTQYTTTPRDTLWEIAAKARTGGSVQQTMLAIQALNPDAFIDGNINRLKTGQVLRLPDSVESTALPQSKAIAEVAAQNDAWRQGRRYVAKPGTGQQQLDATKRGRSNAGTGQNAKDNLSLVSAENAKGRGKGPAGDAKALSNKLAVTQESLDTTRRDNEELKSRMADLQSQLDKLQRLIELKNNQLAKMQAEGPGAAPAATAAVPAITAELATTPPATPAEAAPTPESAIAPPVDTPAETPAVAPKPVVDEDKTFNELLTNPILLGLIGGGAVVLLLLLLLLARRRKAQQEAEKHLRMARALAEEQEFSAEQDLPESSFEGLETPAASVKLNTPAPAPAPAAVVAPVVMAEPIAAPLVAPSAERSDDVLDKAQSHINAGRLNQAAALLEEGVSLEPQRSDLRLKLMEVYGQQGDRDAFVGQERQLVANGDNFAKVEELKKRFPAMAVVAVAGLAAAAAAAELDAQYVKELLLDEPEAPAPEPAADDLDSAFDLSLDDLDNITPVEPAPVVEPEAPVELDEFPADDDLSFESVLQQQTEIKENLDDLSDFDLDLDLGAEPAPAPAADLADDDFLLDLDEGVKDLSPAEPVVANEVPQDDLELPADFDLSLADEMDTNPAEPDAFAAELDDVNAELDRLSQSIAEPTFTEADAAMGDDLGEDDFDFLAGTDEAATKLDLAQAYIDMGDSDGARDILNEVLTEGDEKQRGEAKEMLSHLA
- the accD gene encoding acetyl-CoA carboxylase, carboxyltransferase subunit beta, whose amino-acid sequence is MSNWLVDKLIPSIMRSEVKKSSVPEGLWHKCPSCEAVLYRPELEKTLDVCPKCNHHMRIGARARIDIFLDAEGRNELGADLEPVDRLKFRDGKKYKDRLVAAQKQTGEKDALISVSGTLLGMPVVVSAFEFSFMGGSMGAIVGERFVRAANYALENRCPMICFAASGGARMQEALISLMQMAKTSAVLARLREEGIPFISVLTDPVYGGVSASLAMLGDVIVGEPKALIGFAGPRVIEQTVREKLPEGFQRSEFLLEHGAIDLIIDRRELRPRLGNLLAQLTGQPTPTYVAAPVEPIVVPPVPANV
- the truA gene encoding tRNA pseudouridine(38-40) synthase TruA yields the protein MAPEGFYRVALGVEYKGSRYSGWQRQLTGVATVQEELEKALSKVANSPVSLQCAGRTDAGVHACGQVVHFDTQVDRSLKAWVMGANINLPHDISVSWARVMPAHFHARFKAIARRYRYVIYNDQIRPAHLNEEITWNHRPLDVERMAEAAQYLIGTHDFSAFRAGQCQAKSPIKKMHHLRVTRHGKMIVLDIRANAFLHHMVRNIAGVLMTIGAGERPVEWMKEVLESRERRSGGVTAHPFGLYLVQVEYHDEFPLPERFIGPHFLTGFSGLDG
- a CDS encoding aspartate-semialdehyde dehydrogenase, producing the protein MTQTLDIAVVGATGTVGETLVQILEERDFPVGNLHLLASSESAGSSVLFRNKNVRVREVDEFDFSKVKLVFFAAGAAVSLSYAARAHAAGCSLIDLSGALPAEQAPQVVPEANAEVVAGLKAPFQVSSPSPSATALAVVLAPLLDLIELQYVNVTANLAVSAQGREAVTELARQTAELLNMRPLEPTFFDRQMAFNLLAQVGTPDAQGHTLLEKRLVRELRQVLKQPLLKISATCVQAPVFFGDSYSVTLQSASGVDLAKVNAALEDAPGIELVEAGDYPTAVGDAVGQDVVYVGRVRSGVDDPAELNLWLTSDNVRKGAALNAVQVAELLIKDLL
- a CDS encoding phosphoribosylanthranilate isomerase; translation: MSAVRSKICGITRIEDALAAVEAGADAIGFVFYAKSPRAVSVQQARAIIQALPPFVTTVGLFVNASRCELGEILDAVPLDLLQFHGDEVAADCEGWHRPYIKALRVKAGDDIAAAVDAYPSASGVLLDTYVEGVPGGTGEAFDWSLIPQALSKPLILAGGLTPENVADAVARVKPYAVDVSGGVEASKGIKDHAKIRAFINAVRRSSQGASTSM
- the folC gene encoding bifunctional tetrahydrofolate synthase/dihydrofolate synthase is translated as MTERTLGEWLAYLEQLHPSAIDMGLERSQQVASRMGLGQPAPRVITVTGTNGKGSTCAFVASLLRAQGLSVGVYNSPHLLRYNERVQLNGVEATDAQLCEAFAAVEAGRGDTSLTYFEMGTLAAFWLFQQAKLDAVVLEVGLGGRLDTVNVVDADIALVTSIGVDHAEYLGNTRESVAFEKAGIFRQGKPALCGDLNPPQPLLDKVRELACPFSLRGRDFDLGITDHNWQWRGTDAQGQVVELHDLPLLDLPMENAALALQAYLLLGLPWNASQIVAALQATRVVGRLDRRSFEFNGKRLNLLLDVGHNPHAAEYLARRLASRPPVGKRLAVFGLLADKDLDGVVGELNASVEHWAVAPLDSPRARPVSELHAALQNLGASVTSYDSVAAALEGQCEIATSDDEILLFGSFYCVAEALEWLARRSTEEAANGFAG